acatatagggtgtcccatttaaaataactataataataagTGAACATTCTTTTCCGGTATAACCGTTGAGCTGAAAATACCTTAGACAGAAATTTCAACAAACCTATGAACAACGAACTCAATGTCTACCGTTGACCTCACGttataaaaacataatacaCCAAAAAAGTCAACATTACTCATaactataaacaaaatatttcgacTTCTGGTCGGTTAatattcctcaaaaaaaaatgtcgtACCGAACGCTAATCGGGGTGCTTACGGCGACAATTGTGGTTTTTGAAAACGTAAGTAAACAATCACAACAAGTGTCTCTCTTACCTTTTCCAACTCACCCTTTCAGGTCTCTTCTCAAGGCTTCAAATGTCACCAATTAAAGCCTTTCAATTTACGGCCAAGACCTCTTCTGAGACCCCCAACCCTCTTACCTTTGTCAACCCTACTAAAACCATCTATTTTCAGGTGAGTACTTACCAGAACccctaaatatatatatattaaatattaacctTATAGACGCCCGAGCATCGTAAAACCAGCACCTACTTACCTCCAAACCATAGCTGCAGCTGCTCAGCGTCTAACAACACCTATACAGGTAAGCTTCACTAAAACCAAACTACTGACAATTGAATGCCTAATAACCCAGCCAGGAAAGCCAATAGACTTATCGCTAGCTTACCAAAAGACGAGCATACCTTCAGCTGACCCTGTTTCCATAGCAATAGCTTACCACCCGAACAACCACGGATACAGTGTAAGAATAAAGGAGGATAAGCTGAATTATGGTTTTCGTCAGATGCCTGTTAATGAAGCCGTGGTTAAACCAGAGGTAAGTCCGCACCAATCAATGTATCAGCGGAGAAGTTTTAAACCATTCATCCATAGATTTCCAAAAGTGTTCTTCCGGAAGAAAATTTACATCAACTAAATGGTCCGGTGATGGAACTAGTGAGACCATCGGTAGCTGAGCAGCATGAAGATTTAGCTGAAGAAGCTGAGGAGGAACTGATGAACGTTGATGGGTCCGATGAAGCGGTCGAAACCGGTTGGGTTGTAAAGAAGCCGAGTTTGGTTGATTTGGGTTATGGTCCTGCCACTGGTTAGTggataagtgtttttttttttagaataattaatgAGGGTATGTTTCAGCTTCTCCAGGTAAATTCGTGGAATATCCA
The sequence above is a segment of the Anthonomus grandis grandis chromosome 12, icAntGran1.3, whole genome shotgun sequence genome. Coding sequences within it:
- the LOC126743188 gene encoding uncharacterized protein LOC126743188 isoform X1 encodes the protein MSYRTLIGVLTATIVVFENVSSQGFKCHQLKPFNLRPRPLLRPPTLLPLSTLLKPSIFRRPSIVKPAPTYLQTIAAAAQRLTTPIQPGKPIDLSLAYQKTSIPSADPVSIAIAYHPNNHGYSVRIKEDKLNYGFRQMPVNEAVVKPEISKSVLPEENLHQLNGPVMELVRPSVAEQHEDLAEEAEEELMNVDGSDEAVETGWVVKKPSLVDLGYGPATASPGKFVEYPGFRAENQGCILT
- the LOC126743188 gene encoding uncharacterized protein LOC126743188 isoform X2; this encodes MSPIKAFQFTAKTSSETPNPLTFVNPTKTIYFQTPEHRKTSTYLPPNHSCSCSASNNTYTGKPIDLSLAYQKTSIPSADPVSIAIAYHPNNHGYSVRIKEDKLNYGFRQMPVNEAVVKPEISKSVLPEENLHQLNGPVMELVRPSVAEQHEDLAEEAEEELMNVDGSDEAVETGWVVKKPSLVDLGYGPATASPGKFVEYPGFRAENQGCILT